The sequence AGTTTATGGACGCCAAGAGGAGAAGGGGCAAGAGTGACATCAGGACACTCATTGACCTGCACAACAACGAGGCTGGGCGGCTGGTAAGACATAGATTCAGAATGAACACCTCAGTATGTCTGTGCAGTTTCTGTTTACATCTGAAAGAGCAGAGTTAGAAATAGATGAAATTCAAATGtaatgtctgaaaaaaaacatgtttttctgctACTGTGCTGTGGTGTGCACAGGCGCGATATTTTATTATACTCAAAGATCTTAGCATCAAAGGTGTTGCTTGTCCTGTGGAATGTTCCATCGTTCCACGGAACATGCAAAAGAGAAAGACATTGCCCAGAGCCATATTTGTGTAGCGGCGTAAGCTGATATTCTTACAAGAATCAGGTttctgaaacacaaaaacaagagcGTGCCACACATTTTGTCTTTAAGCCTCAGAGGCAGGTAGCTTCTTATGTTTCCACAGCCCTTGTAGAAGTTTAAAGTTCCTCTTTGTTGGCCGTATGAACGCCGAGTGAATTATGGCCTCGATGAGTCAACCTGCTAACGAAAGAGTGGAAATAAAGTAGCAACTTTGAAAGTAGTTAATTACGTTGATTTGAAATATAACTCGGTAAATCTTCCACATCACATTTACTTTAAGCTGTCAGGGTTTTGTCCGTTTGTTACACCCACTTTCTGAAATGTTGACACATGCACAAGCCAAACACAGAGTTGCAAAGTTCACTTTAGTTGGGGTCAAAGGCAAGTGGAGATGAGAGGGGAGTATTTTGGGATATAGTCCAATTGCATCATTAGCAAACTGaacacaaatttaaacaaaagaagagagctgcacacaaatgcacagaGGTTAAGAAATAAGGGTGCtgcaaatgtgtgtttatgtgaatgCATGCGCATGTGCTTGTATACACAATTTgcaagtgtgtgcgtgtgtgtgtgtgtgtgtgtgtgtgtctgtgtgtctgtgtgtgtgtgtgtgtgtgtgtgtgtgtgtgtgtgtgatgggttAATTATGTGCAGTAATAGTGAATGATCTGTTGTCAAGGCTTGTTAGATGTAGGAAGGCCAGAGGCAAAATGAAGGGAGAGGGGGGTTGGGAGTTAAATTCCTTCTGAATAGCGTCTGCTTTTATCTTACCTAtctatcagtgtgtgtgtgtgtgtgtgtgtgtgtgtgtgtgtgtgtgtgtgtgtgtgtgtgtgtgtgtgtgtgtgtgatcatgaAAACTCAATAATAAATTACTTGCCACTTATCAAAAGAAGTCCTGCTTCACTTCACCGTACAAGTTTAAAAAGTTCCTTTGTTCTGTCCTTCACCTTTCTGCTTTCCCCTGCCACCCAAAACCCTAAACCCACCCactgctctgtgttttccctTCCCAGGCGGTGAAGCTCTACATGCGGACAGAGTGCAAGTGCCACGGCCTGTCAGGGTCGTGCACTCTGCGCACTTGCTGGAAGAAGATGCCTCATTTTCGTGAGGTGGGCGACCGCCTGCTGGAGCGCTTCAATGGTGCTTCCAAGGTGATGGGAGGGAACGATGGCAAGACCCTGATGCCTGTCGGCCAGAACATAAAGCCACCAGATAAGCAGGATCTGATATACTCTGACGAGTCGCCCGATTTCTGCCTTGCAAATCGGAAAACTGGCTCACTAGGGACTCGGGGGCGCATGTGCAACAGCACAGCCATGGACATCAGTGGCTGTGACCTGCTTTGCTGCGAACGCGGCTACCGGGAGGAAACAGTGGTCTTAGAGGAGAACTGTCTGTGTCGTTTCCACTGGTGTTGTGTGGTCCAGTGCAAGAAATGCTTGGTCCGAAAAGAACTTAGTCTCTGTCACTGATGAACTTAGGTTGACAGCAGTCAATATGACTTGGttacttcttttactttttgaggtttttccttttgtttggcTTGTGTGAAAGAAGAATTCGGTTTGGACTGTTATGTAAATCCTTTTGTTTCAACTTTTGCACGAGTCACATTCAGATAACGCCCCAAAAATGTTCAgtttcaaaaatatttaatctCAACTCTGACTGCTTTGGTCCCCAGGAATGTTGACAGACATCAGAGTTGCTGGCCAAAGGTTCAGAAGgtacagaaaataaatgcaACAATGTGGAAACAATAGAAGGGCGGGAACTAAAATAGATCAAATAGAGAAATTAACTAcctgtttttctcatttttgtttAGGAAAAGGACCAAAGAATGtgaaattttttattttccctctcaATGAAAGAGAAGGACCTACGCTTGGAGGTTTCTTAGTGTCACTTCCACCACCAGTTCAACAGCTGAGCTTAATGTAGACTGCCATCTAAAACCAAAGAATTTAAGATTTCATGGATGCACCCGATATGGTGTTCGCTGAGCCCTGTCCCCTTTAAGTACTTCCTGTTGCTACTCTTGTCAAGTATTGCATTTTTACATGGTACATATACAGtttacaataacaaaacaatatttaccACTTAAAAGTCTGTGTAATTTTTTCAACAATGGGTTCTTGATTTCAGAAAGGCAAAATCAGGCTTCCGCTGCAACTGTCACTGGAACCTTTTATGAGCTATTGAGAGTTACTTGCGCTAATGAGCTGGTAGAATGTTCCAACTGACTTGTTTTATAACAGGAACAGTTCTCTAAAGAAATTATCCTTGGCCTTGGACGTAACTGCATTAGGTTATTGCTTTAGGTGCTAATAATTGCAGTCATCATTggagaaatgtaaatgtgctgtatttatatagcgcttttccagtcttgaCAACTgttcaaagcgcttttacattcaccattcacacacattcatacactgtggccggggccgccatacaaggtgccacctgctcatcagataaacattcatacacattcacactccgatgcgcagcaccgggggcaactcggggttcagtgtcttgcccaaggacactccgacaatgactgcaggggcggggatcgaaccaccaaccttccgattggcaggcaaccgctctaccactgagccacagccgcccgaaATCCATTCTTCAGCGTATTTTTACCCTTAAATTTGGGTGCACCTTGCAAACTCTTTATATGTGGACCATTACACTTACTACTCACACTTCAGCACGTGGAGAAAAAGTTTAACAGACCTGCCATGTTCTGTTACGGTTTCTAagctctgattggacagttGCTGTTTGCGGGTGGGGATTAGTGAATGACCAACAGTATAAACTGCCTGCTAATCTACAAGGGCACCACTGACTATTATGAAACCTTTTGAGCCTCTAAGGATATTGTTTTATCTACTATTTTAAGTTTTTCAAAAGGCATTGTTTTCTATTTACAATGTGCTGTAGGATCATTGAAAGATTAAGGATCTCACTATGGCCCAAAATTCTTGATTAGTAATTAGCAAAAATAAGAGCATTATTTTACCCCAAATCTTTTTCTATATCAACCTGTCTCTTACAGCATAGCCTTTGATTCAATATCACacatcaaatacaaaaacatgatggtcttgatttttcttttttcatgcgACTGCatgaaaaatatacaaaaaagggaaattgtATCACATTTGAAGAATGCTGTCAGCACCATGTTCTGCAGGTGTGGACTTGGCCTGCCAGCAAAGACTGTTATTTATATAAAGATATGATGACAAGACTACTCACTTCCATTTCCCTCAGAAGCACTTTGGATATGATGGCTGCCATGCACTTCCTCAATAGCTTGTCTTTTACtatttaaccaaaaaaaaaaaacctttcctcATGTGACATTGTTTGGTATCCagaaaatgtatataatgtattttgtttatgtGTTATGATATACAGGGCTAATGTAATAATGCACTTTGGATGTTAGCTTTGGTTTGatactgtatttgtatgtgtgtgtttgtgtgtgtgtgtgtgtgaatgtgtgtgagagaaagtgttgagtgtgtttgtgcaggttGGCCAGTTATCAGCGTATCCTTCAGTTGACAGTAGCTTTCATATATCTTTAAGTCGCTGTCTGATGTTAAAGTGCATTATGTTGGTTATTAAAAGCACACTGCTCTTTGACTCTATGTCTCTGTGTGAGGCAGACAAGATCATTTGTTCGTTTTCAGAGGAAGTATGTTACCCATAAACCTGGCATCTCATCTCATTTACACTTATGTTTTATTACCAGACAATGAACAGTACAATGAGTATACTAAACTATGATAATGCATTGCTTCCACGTGTTCTGTTCCGGGATATTATCCTACATTTAGGATTCAGAATCATCTTGTTTTGACCTTACAGCTGgtgatgtttgtgtttcaggAAGATATCATGATTCAGATCTGGCTGTTACAGAGTTACTTTTAATATCTGTTGGATGACATCTTTTTGAAGGCCCAAAATTAAGTAACTACCTGGAGTAGTGGCAGGTTTTAGGATTGGCTGTAATGTGGGCAATAGCTCCCAAACCCTTTATGTAATTAATGTGAGtacagttttatttaattacttttCAAATAGACCAGCTACATTTTGATTCCAAAGTGAACTATCCATCATCCACACTGGTATACAGGTGAAGTACATTTGCAGTACAGTTATCCTTACATTCATGAGACTTTAGTTTATAGACTATAGATTGCTTTTGAAATATTCATTAAAGGCATTTTTCAGAAAGAAATCATTAATTCAAGCGTTCAATCTATTTGTTTAAATGAACAAGGCCccacagatttgtttttttgcagttgcAAGTCTTGTCAATCCTGTGACACAGCGACCAGTGGCTACATATTGGGTCGATATTAGTATGATCACTATTGCAGCAATCAAGCAACTGATAGTATTTCTATTTACAGCACATATGTATTTAATATGAGAATGAGATCAACaagtggccgggttagctcagttggtagaacggGCGCACATATAAAGGGGCTGACGCAGCAGGTTCAACtgcaacctgcggccctttgctgcatatcattcctcctctctctcccctttcatgtcttcatctgtcctatggaaataaaggcctacaaagcccgaaaaaaaaaaaaaaaaaaaggttattatgGTGACatgcttttcttgttttattgttgttgtaacTTTGATTGTTTTAATCTACTGTAAGGCATCAGGATAGTGGTAATTATCAGAAATAATGGATCTACGGTAGTCACATAATATGATGGTTATATAATGTTTGGGCTATAAGTACCATTTACAGCTACAACTTCTGTAACCCTCCTTTAATGGGAATACAGGAATGTCTCAAGACAAAGTCACATTACTGTTACAGTGCTGTCTGATTTGGTGTACTTCTTTATCCCACCTGTCGAGTGACCTGAGCCTAAGACCATTTTAATATTTGCATGTTGTCGCTGTCAGCCAAAAACCATTTAAGTCCAAAACAGCTTTTCCGAAAATTAAAAAGGGctaattcaaaaataaatgtattgagCCATTTTTCTCAAACAAAATCAACCTATAGCattgatttataaaataaaaataaaattatgtaaaatgATATAATATGGAGATTCAAGGTATCGCCAACAGCCATgctatgtaaaatgtaaaattaagcACATTCCAAGTAGTTTTGGACGATGTTCTAACCAGGTTTGGTGGAAAACAACTGAAGGCGGCAGACGGGAGCCGAAGGGAGAAGCATATAATCACATTTTTGACAGAATGGAAATAGTGATATCAAAAATCCAAATACAactttccatccacttgtcacttatttaaagacattttgtcACGTTTGTTTCCCATTTTGTTGTGCTCTTCATTTTTGTATTCAGAAATCATTTCATATCTGGATGTTATGTTGCATTTTCATTTAGCATAAAACTACTGTGTGACTCACATGCAAAACactattcaaataaaaaataaaacattcaatcTTTTATTAATCTCATTCTTGCCATGTGCAGTATATCATATGAGATGTGAGATTATGAGTCCTTATCATAATATACCAGTGATGAATTTAGcatgcaaccatgattttgcattttaatttgcaGAAATTTGTTATTTGAACTGTGTTAACatatccaggtgcaaatgaaaTTATGTGATTGTAAGTATCAGGTATGCAAGACAAACAGAGGGAAAACTATTTTTGTTATCATATATTATCTTTGTAGAGATGCAAGGTTTAGATGTCAGTAAGAACTTTAAACATGGCTTTGAGCCCAATCATGACAGAAATATTCCACATCAAACCTGTCATACTATAAGCTGCAAGGACAAAGCAGCACAAAGCACAACCTGCCAAAATTATtacaaacattaaacatttacaACATCTTATATCACTTTTTCCTTCCGGAGTTCTTCCAGacgttgtgtgggtgtgtcatTTATTCAACACAGGCACATGGTTGGTTTTCACTTCAGTGATGATTTTCATCAAACTATAGCCTTTCCGCACCTTTGCTTCCATtagggtttttttttaccactcaGCAAAAAGAGGTGTTGTTTTGAGGTATttatgctgttaaaaaaaaaaaaaaaagttggccTGTATTAGTTTGAGCTGTACAAGTTGACACACGTTCATATTTCCAGGAATTTGGTGCACGGTGGTGTGTAGCAGAGTCGGGCCAACAGTTGGATTTAAGACATGGAGAGGTAGgccaaagaagagaaaaaggccATGGGGCACTCGtccacttctctctcttctgtagCTCCTCAGCTCTCCTCCTCTTGTGTCCTTTCCTCTAGTCTCATTaccacattgtttttctttatctCATCTCCTCTTGTCTCCTTCCTTCCCCTATCCACTTCTTTCCTTGTctcatttcctctcctcttGTCTCATTACattgtcatttagctgacgcttttatccaaagcaacttacaattgttATTTATgacagaggttgcacgcctctggagcaactaggggttaagtgtcttgctcatgGACAcgttggttgatgtatcacagtgggattCAAACCCaagtctcccacaccaaaggcatacTGTGTGTCaaatccactgcgccatcaccacccatgatgtctccttttctctcctcttttttcctcttcctcatcttttCGGATGGACAGTTAATGGTTCATTTTTGATTAAGAAAGTACATCATTATTTGTTTTACAGGTTTTGCTGGATGTAggatgtattttcttttcttgacttgtttttaatttttgtaattgtaatttttctCTAAAAATAGTCGGATGAAGAAACTTCAAAAACCTCTCCTTGTCTCCTTTCCTGTCCTGtcctctccctccttcttttAACTGCGCAGGCATTCAATGCTGCATAGGCAAAGCCAGAGAAAATAGACAAGTGAGAAGATAGATTTATTAGAGCATTGGTATAAATGTGGTTGCCTGTCGACATCTGTGTGCATGTGGCTGCATGTGtctgtcagtttgtgtgtgtgtgtgtgtgtgtgtgtgtccatggtAGTGCGCGGCCAGGTTAGAATGGGTGTATTTTTCCATGTGTCCCTCTGAGAGGGTAAAAGCGCCTGAGGAATGCTGCATTGTCCTTACTAAAGATGAGTTTTGTCTCCACCTACAATGACTGTTAAGTGCATACACTCACACAAATGCACCCTCACACGAAGCATTGATGAAGGGTTGCCACTGTAAATGGATCTATTGTGTTAGGCTGCAGACTGTCATTTCCGTAGATCAGTCAGCTAAGTAGAGTCCTCCTAGTTCTGAGTCCCTGCAGTGGAGTAGGTGATCTGCTGCTTTTATTTACCATGCATTtccagtctctgtgtgtgtgtgtgtgtgtgtgtgtgtgtgtgtgtgtgtgtgtgtgtgtgtgtgtgtgtgtgtgtgtgtgtgtgtgtgtgtgtgtgtgtgtgtgtgtgcaggagttTTCACTTGCAAAAAACAAGGAGAAAGCTGGAACATTGGAAAGAGAGATGAGATGAAAATGAGAAATGAGTGGGCTAGTGAATGAACGACAAGGGAGGGGAAATTATAAATGAatagaggaaaagagaaaggagggaaagacTGAGAGATAGAtaaagatggagaaagagacagagagaaaacttGAGGTAACCTGACACTATAATGCTCCTCCATTTGTGTGAACTCCTCCAATTCTCCATCAATCTAGTGAGATGTTGCTTACACAAACGGCACATCTTGAGATCAACTCTGTGTGGGGTTTCATCTGATACCAATGACTGTAATTATAGGAGtgggagagacacacacacacacacatacacacacgtttACCGTGAAAGGAAGCAATCTTACTCCTTTTACAGATGAAATATGCACTAAAAGTATCATTTATCATGTTCTCAAGATAGAGCCACGCACATCCTCACATTTGCACACATCCGCATGAACATGGTGTGTTTGAAAGAGACAGTGATCTTTATGAGTTAATGCAGGCCCTGGAGGTGATGGCTCAGCTGCTGCCTAGGTTCCACAGGCCACCCAACTAGGCTGCTAGTGCTAAGAGATTTAATAGTTTATTTCATGCATTACCTTGCATCTCCACTTTTTAGGCTCAGCTTCCCTCAGGACGCTTAAGGGACATTTACCTCAGAACAGACACATCAGGATGAGGAGCTTATCATGCACACGGTTGTTGACATGAGTTAAGGGGAGTGTTAAGACAGATAAATTGCTGTGCAGATAAAGATAAGctagtttcattttaaaatgtcattaggCAAAATCAGTTTCCTCCTTGAGAAATATACGGTATGAAAAAATATGAGAACTTTCCTTGAGGAACCTGTCATCATTGCAACATTCTGAAACAACACTTGCCTTGCCATGAGAAACACTCACTGGCCTACATCATTGTCGTGGGTGGATAAACATTGAGATGACCTCACAATGAATCTTTTACTCATCTCtttcaccccccacccccctaaATCTCTCTGCATCTGTCCCACatcattctttctctcttttttttcctctgtcacGTCTTCCTACCACTTGTGTCATTTATCAAACTCTGGAACagtctcctccttttctctgttaTCTCGGGTTGTAAAAACATGGCCGCCAGAggttggtttgtgtgtttgtgtgtgtgtgtgtgtgtgtgtgtgcgtgcgtgagtgcgtgCTTGAGTGcgggcgtgcgtgcgtgcgtgcggttgtgtgtgtgtgtttgtggctgctTTGGGTCAGTGTCTCATTCTCTTTAGAAGAAAGACAATAAACACGGCGGTTTGTGCAACAACAGTAGTGGAATGCCTTGATGGAAAGCAGACAACCAGCTTTCTAAAGTGTGTGCACATGTACATGGGCAACTTGTGATCAGTGTACAAAGCATCTTTTCTGTTTGGGGTAACTGACTAAGAAACAATGACTGTATCTCtctgcacaaaacacacacacagacacattttgaTTGAAGTTACTTTGAAAGAACAGATTTTACTTTCAAACAACAGatttactgttattatttttgttgaagACTTGACTTGAACTATAGAGTAACTATGAGCTTAGGCAAaacccctacacacacacacacacacacacacagacacacacacacacacacacacacacacacacacacacacacacagagagagccatcgtatggagctagaacaatgacagtaacctgtggtgttgaaaataaaatgtggcATTGCAACAACAAATTTTGGCACTGAAAAGTCTTGAACTGAtgtgtaaaacacaaacatcaaaaaggtTAGCTGACATGTGctaaccatggatgtattaagagaacagtGCTGACTTCTGCTAACAGCACAGCTTAGGCCTACATTAAAGGTTAACACTAAAAGATAAACAGACTTACTTGAGATTTGGAGGTTCCAGGTGAACTTGAGGAAGATGTGGCACATATGCGGTTTTAACGGATCTGTGAGGATTCCTGCGGTGTCTCGCCAGTAGCCTGTATAAATTACCCGTTAACCATGCCTTCTTTGCCCCTCCCCTCAGACCCCTCTCCCtacgccaaaacagtgacaaaaagttgaaactgaaaaccagtGACGTTTTAAAAATCTGgacagggtaaaaaaaaactgtcactgagAAGACACAGaaatcaagaaaaaatgtagatagaAAATCTATCctaatgcaaacaaatgtcaaagtgaaatatcataggattgtgagattttttgatctttgtttttttatgtatcagttcaatatttttctgtgccaatatttgttgtttcaatgccaaatttcattttcaataccacaggttactgtcactgttctagctccataccATGGTAGCATTCTTAAATGAACCCTTGACCTCAGCAACATGTGAGCTGCTACAGTGTTAAAGTGAAGTGTCTCAGTACTGTATACTACCCTGAGTATGTAGATGATGGAACTAATGCAGTGATACAGGACTAAGCAATAATTATAGAACAGgtttaatatatatttgtacACAGTGGACAGAGGTGCTTTGTTCATTTTGGATTTCCAACACAAGATGGCGTTCTCGTAGCAGTCAGTGGATTTACGCTAACACTACACCTCTGCCCTGCAGGGGACAACAGACTGCACAGAGGACTGATGTCATCatgataaaaaatacattaaatgtaggcttaagtaaagtaaattgaAATCCAGTAAGTCAaactctaataataataattataataataaagcaTACATGACTTGAACTTGCTGAGTGGCTTGGTTTCCATCAGCTCAACTTTTCAGCCTATGTAACCATTTATGCTTAgattaaatatgtgtgtgtgtgtgtgtgtgtgtgtgtgtgtgtgtgtgtgtgtgtgtgtgtgtgtgtgtgtgtgtgtggtgtgtgtgtgtgcttgtacgTGAGCATTAGTCTTTGTGTgtcagacagaaaaagagacatCAGGTCAATAGGTTAGCTGGGCCTgctacacaaaaaacacatattgCAGAAAtttgcacgcacacgcacacaaaaacaacagcaatgTGACAACAACAGCATGCAAACACATTGTAATCATACTTGATTAGAAACAACTAGGGGTAAGTGAACAAAAAGACTGGGTGTATTTGTTCACTGAATGTGAtcaacagagatgggaagtaacgaagtacaaatacttcgttactgtactcaagttgatttttcagatatttttactttactttactatttatttttgtggcgactttttacttctactccttacattttaacacgaatatcggtactttctactccttacattttacaaaattggctcgttactttcgttttgtacaagaagttgttatgtcggaaaatagcgcggatacgcgcctcacaccacgagcgggtgcgcgcgtcACACGGAaataaaagtgagagaaatgaaaagtagACTAGCTGTCccgaggataaccagctgagattgtgtgtgtgtgagtctttgagaactgtcaCTCCAgagtataactcatgttgtcagttcacttaagcctgttgtattCGTCtacagttcttcacatttaaagtaagttagctagtggttttggtgtggtcttcacctgttcaccaacttcagatactgtagttcagttgacaagtggatgggaacttagagagaagttgtctccgtctgttttaacaggcACACCTGAGGGGACgttggacaccagaatcagctttaatccagtcctaatctagtcctcaaccttcacatcatttcactggagttatcattattattgtttacgtcatcaataccatattcaatctaaatagatgggaatatatctactgtacattGCATTTGACGctactcaacagattcagcaatctgcatttacagcaaatcattgcagtttctgtaataataatcatacatgttatgttttagatctattggcagacatccatttaaaatgtagcctttgccatataaagacatgtcctccatgtccactgaagttcctcagcgtgctctagtaacatgtgtgtggtccaggtagctttgcataaaaaatggttgtcattcgcaaggctacttttacttttatactttaagtaaattttcaagcctgtactttgttacttttacttgagtaaagaagtttaatccgtatttccacttttaccagagtagtttttaacacaagtatctgtacttctacttaagtacggaaagtgattacttttgccatctctggtgaTCAACTCTACTTTGACAGAGACTACGTTTTCAGAGTAGTGTGATTTACGTTTCTTATCCTGTTTTAGCCTCTGTTTTGCCAACACAGTTCCAGAGACTGTTTCTTCAATTtgttagataaaaaaaaataaaaaaaacacacgtaAT is a genomic window of Etheostoma spectabile isolate EspeVRDwgs_2016 chromosome 11, UIUC_Espe_1.0, whole genome shotgun sequence containing:
- the wnt6b gene encoding protein Wnt-6; the encoded protein is MTVRLSRPGPVLYLALSAKFMGLWWAVGSPLVMDPNSICRKAKRLAGKQAELCQTQPEIVSEVAKGARLGIRECQYQFRYRRWNCTSHNKYFGKILQQDIRETAFVYAITAAGVTHAVTQACSMGDLLQCGCEATRNRAPPRPSSSSPSGDGVKWEWGGCGDDVEFGYEKSKQFMDAKRRRGKSDIRTLIDLHNNEAGRLAVKLYMRTECKCHGLSGSCTLRTCWKKMPHFREVGDRLLERFNGASKVMGGNDGKTLMPVGQNIKPPDKQDLIYSDESPDFCLANRKTGSLGTRGRMCNSTAMDISGCDLLCCERGYREETVVLEENCLCRFHWCCVVQCKKCLVRKELSLCH